A stretch of the Vigna radiata var. radiata cultivar VC1973A chromosome 9, Vradiata_ver6, whole genome shotgun sequence genome encodes the following:
- the LOC106774036 gene encoding protein HOTHEAD encodes MDSVGALKFLLFQVLWLWNFLPSCQGEKQWHEKSYPFIRNASSFSSPSISTTTSNNEYDYIIVGGGTAGCPLAATLSQKFNVLMLERGGVPFTNPNVSYLENFHITLADVSPTSASQFFVSSDGVYNSRARVLGGGSSINAGFYTRADPRFIKKVGWDINLVNQSYPWIENQIVHRPKFSAYQRAVRDSLLDSGVSPFNGFTYDHLYGTKVGGTIFDKYGRRHTAAELLASGNHEKLTVLVYATVQKIVFDTKGKKPKAVGVIFQDENGKQHEAVLANDRHSEVIMSSGAIGTPQLLMLSGIGPKEELQKLNIPVILDNHFVGKGMVDNPMNTMFVPSERPVHQSLIETVGITKMGVYIEASSGFSQSNDSIHCHHGIVSAEIGQLSTIPPKQRSPEAIKEFIKNKKDLPIEAFKGGFILSKVANPWSVGELKLVNTNVKDNPSVAFNYFSHPYDLERCVKGIRLAIKVVQSKHFTNYTLSGRKTAEELLNLTVKANVNFIPKHAKDTKSLKQFCKDTVITIWHYHGGCRVGKVVNHDYMVLGVDRLRVVDGSTFDESPGTNPQATVMMMGRYMGLKILRDRLGKLAGI; translated from the exons ATGGATTCAGTTGGTGCACTCAAATTCTTGTTGTTCCAAGTTCTATGGCTCTGGAACTTTCTACCTTCTTGTCAAG GTGAGAAGCAGTGGCATGAAAAAAGTTACCCTTTTATCAGAAATGCAAGCTCATTCTCATCACCATCAATTTCAACAACCACATCCAACAATGAGTATGACTACATAATAGTGGGAGGTGGCACAGCAGGGTGTCCTTTGGCTGCAACCCTCTCTCAGAAGTTCAATGTTCTTATGCTTGAAAGAGGAGGTGTTCCCTTCACCAACCCCAATGTTTCATATCTTGAGAATTTCCACATTACCTTGGCAGATGTCTCACCAACTTCAGCTTCTCAATTCTTCGTTTCATCTGATGGAGTCTACAATTCAAGGGCCAGGGTCTTAGGAGGTGGCAGTTCTATCAATGCTGGTTTCTACACCAGAGCAGATCCAAG GTTTATAAAGAAGGTGGGATGGGATATCAACCTAGTGAATCAGTCATATCCATGGATTGAAAACCAAATTGTTCATCGTCCAAAGTTTTCAGCATATCAAAGGGCAGTGAGGGACAGTCTTCTAGACTCTGGTGTGTCACCTTTCAATGGCTTCACCTATGATCATCTCTATGGAACAAAAGTTGGTGGAACCATTTTTGACAAATATGGGCGGCGCCACACAGCTGCTGAACTGCTTGCTTCAGGGAACCATGAAAAACTTACTGTTTTGGTCTATGCCACTGTCCAGAAGATTGTGTTTGATACAAAAG GAAAGAAACCAAAAGCTGTGGGGGTTATTTTTCAAGATGAGAATGGGAAACAGCATGAAGCTGTTCTGGCAAATGATAGGCATAGTGAAGTGATAATGTCTTCTGGGGCAATTGGGACTCCTCAACTGCTGATGCTTAGTGGAATTGGACCAAAAGAAGAACTTCAGAAGTTGAACATCCCAGTGATCCTTGACAACCACTTTGTTGGAAAAGGAATGGTAGACAATCCCATGAACACAATGTTTGTTCCTTCTGAAAGACCTGTTCATCAGTCACTCATAGAAACTGTTGGAATCACCAAGATGGGCGTGTACATTGAGGCTAGCAGTGGGTTTAGCCAGTCTAATGATAGCATTCATTGCCACCATGGTATTGTGTCAGCAGAG ATTGGGCAGCTTTCCACAATCCCTCCTAAGCAAAGATCACCAGAAGCTATCAAAGAATTTATCAAGAACAAGAAAGACCTACCTATTGAAGCATTTAAGGGAGGCTTTATTCTGTCAAAAGTTGCCAATCCTTGGTCAGTTGGTGAGCTCAAGCTGGTCAACACCAACGTGAAAGACAATCCATCTGTTGCCTTCAACTACTTCAGTCATCCATATGATCTTGAGCGCTGTGTTAAGGGGATCCGTTTGGCCATTAAGGTTGTCCAGTCAAAACATTTCACAAACTACACTTTAAGTGGCAGAAAAACAGCGGAGGAACTCCTCAACCTCACTGTGAAGGCTAATGTCAACTTCATACCAAAGCATGCCAAAGACACAAAGTCACTAAAGCAATTCTGCAAAGACACTGTGATCACAATTTGGCACTACCATGGAGGGTGCCGAGTGGGGAAGGTAGTCAACCATGATTACATGGTCCTTGGTGTTGACAGACTCCGTGTGGTAGATGGCTCAACATTTGATGAATCACCAGGAACAAATCCTCAAGCCACTGTCATGATGATGGGCAG GTACATGGGACTGAAGATTTTGAGAGACAGGTTGGGGAAATTGGCAGGTATATAA
- the LOC106774035 gene encoding receptor-like serine/threonine-protein kinase ALE2 isoform X1 produces MGLPLIFLLIQLHLVVCTQQIHEYAATKLQHSSDRSHFSIAIPPKSSSEGHSSIAHSPSKSSSGVPTSIALSPSKSIHKAPTIIWTHGSVDSPISHHKHQYSKRKSHNPTLAPIYAVQPPTYSHQGPSVFKSRPPFSSPNVKDIHAPAPAPSPAIVPSHFNVPSTSPTISPLGSSLHKKKTPPPAYEFVLPPPPPNKDCLSMTCSDPLTYTPPGSPCGCVWPLQVKIHINIAIYKFFPLVAELAKEIAASVLLNHTQVRIVEADAASQQLEKTTVLIDLVPKGVKFDDTTAFLIYKKFWRREILIDASVFGAYEVLYVHYPGLPPSPPSTPSDASVIDDEPNPGHDHNGMMMKPLGVDVPKKNKEGSNGRMIVIIVLSSVTAFVVFIGLAWICALKCCAYVHEHKPVPDGLISSSSKQSTGAARSLPHGIRSGSGSQSFNSGTITYTGSAKIFTLNDLEKATNNFDSSRILGEGGFGLVYKGVLNDGRDIAVKVLKRDDQRGGREFLAEVEMLSRLHHRNLVTLFGICIEKQTRCLVYELVPNGSLESHLHGADKETGPLDWNARMKIALGAARGLAYLHEDSNPCVIHRDFKASNILLEYDFTPKVSDFGLARTALDERNKHISTHVMGTFGYLAPEYAMTGHLLVKSDVYSYGVVLLELLTGRKPVDLSQPPGQENLVTWVRPLLTSKEGLQMIIDPVVKPNISVDIVVKVAAIASMCVQPEVSQRPFMGEVVQALKLVCSEVEETDYLRSMSYQEDFLTDVEGKFSEASGERVEFSEYQKTLSGYQSGEEKVELSASEFLGASGQEFQSFRRYSRSGPLTIGKKRQFWQKLRSLSGGSTSEHGFSTKLWPGSH; encoded by the exons ATGGGACTGCCGCTGATTTTCCTGCTAATTCAGCTGCATTTAGTTGTCTGCACTCAGCAGATTCATGAATATGCAG CCACCAAACTGCAACATTCCAGTGACAGAAGCCATTTTAGTATTGCAATCCCACCAAAGTCATCTTCTGAAGGTCATTCAAGTATTGCACATTCACCTTCCAAGTCATCTTCTGGGGTACCTACAAGCATTGCACTTTCACCTTCCAAGTCAATTCACAAAGCTCCTACAATCATATGGACACATGGTTCTGTGGATTCCCCAATCTCACATCATAAGCATCAGTATTCTAAAAGAAAGTCCCACAATCCAACTCTAGCACCAATCTATGCAGTCCAGCCTCCAACATACAGCCATCAAG GCCCTTCGGTTTTCAAATCACGACCCCCTTTCTCTTCACCAAATGTTAAGGATATTCATGCCCCAGCCCCTGCACCATCACCAGCTATTGTACCAAGTCACTTCAATG TACCCTCTACTTCACCAACAATTTCTCCTCTAGGTTCATCATTGCACAAGAAAAAGACTCCACCACCAGCATATGAATTTGTTCTGCCACCTCCACCTCCTAATAAGG ATTGCTTGTCGATGACTTGCTCAGACCCCTTGACGTATACACCTCCTGGGTCACCTTGTGGTTGTGTATGGCCGCTTCAGGTTAAAATCCATATCAACATTGCAATATACAAGTTTTTTCCATTGGTTGCAGAGCTAGCCAAGGAAATTGCAGCAAGTGTTCTGCTGAACCATACCCAGGTTCGCATTGTGGAAGCTGATGCAGCTAGTCAGCAACTGGAGAAAACCACTGTTCTCATAGATTTAGTACCCAAAGGAGTAAAATTTGATGATACCACtgcatttttaatatataagaaattctGGCGCAGAGAGATTCTCATAGATGCTTCAGTCTTTGGTGCTTATGAAGTACTCTATGTTCATTATCCAG GTCTTCCACCATCTCCACCGTCAACTCCCTCGGATGCTTCTGTTATAGATGATGAGCCAAATCCAGGACATGACCACAATGGAATGATGATGAAACCTTTAGGAGTAGATGTCCCAAAGAAGAACAAAGAAGGGAGTAATGGAAGAATGATTGTTATAATTGTGCTGTCATCAGTTACTGCTTTTGTTGTATTCATTGGTCTTGCTTGGATCTGTGCGCTGAAATGCTGTGCCTATGTTCATGAACACAAACCAGTTCCAGATGGTTTAATTTCATCCTCTTCAAAACAATCAA CAGGGGCTGCTAGGTCATTGCCTCACGGGATCAGGTCAGGTTCTGGATCACAGTCTTTCAATTCTGGAACAATAACATACACAGGGTCTGCTAAGATTTTTACTTTGAATGACTTAGAGAAAGCAACAAATAACTTTGATTCTTCAAGAATATTAGGAGAAGGTGGTTTTGGACTTGTTTACAAAGGTGTTCTAAATGATGGGAGGGATATAGCCGTGAAGGTTCTCAAAAGAGATGATCAGCGTGGTGGTCGGGAATTCTTGGCAGAAGTTGAGATGCTTAGCCGTCTACACCATCGAAATTTAGTTACATTGTTTGGTATATGCATAGAGAAACAGACTCGTTGCTTAGTTTATGAGCTTGTCCCTAATGGAAGTTTGGAATCTCACTTACATG GAGCTGACAAGGAAACTGGTCCACTGGATTGGAATGCACGGATGAAGATTGCTCTCGGTGCAGCTCGGGGTCTGGCCTATCTGCATGAAGATTCAAATCCATGTGTCATACATCGGGATTTCAAGGCCAGCAACATCTTGTTGGAGTATGATTTTACACCCAAGGTCTCAGATTTTGGACTGGCTAGAACAGCACTGGATGAGAGAAACAAGCACATTTCCACACATGTTATGGGAACATTTGG CTACTTAGCTCCTGAATATGCAATGACTGGCCATCTTCTGGTCAAGAGTGATGTTTACAGTTATGGAGTTGTACTCCTTGAGCTTCTAACTGGAAGAAAGCCCGTGGATTTGTCACAACCACCAGGTCAAGAAAATCTTGTGACATGGGTTCGTCCACTTCTCACCAGTAAGGAGGGTCTGCAGATGATCATAGACCCAGTTGTAAAGCCTAACATTTCCGTTGATATTGTAGTTAAAGTTGCAGCAATTGCATCCATGTGTGTGCAACCAGAAGTCTCACAACGTCCATTCATGGGAGAAGTTGTTCAGGCCTTGAAGCTGGTGTGTAGTGAGGTTGAGGAAACAGACTATTTAAGATCAATGAGTTATCAAGAGGATTTTCTAACTGATGTGGAAGGAAAGTTTTCTGAAGCTTCAGGTGAAAGAGTGGAATTTTCAGAGTATCAAAAAACTCTATCTGGCTATCAATCAGGTGAAGAAAAGGTAGAATTATCAGCATCAGAGTTTCTCGGTGCTTCAGGTCAGGAATTTCAATCATTCAGGAGGTATTCTCGATCAGGGCCTCTAACCATTGGGAAGAAAAGGCAGTTCTGGCAGAAGTTGAGAAGTTTGTCTGGTGGTAGTACCAGTGAACATGGATTTTCAACGAAACTATGGCCGGGATCTCATTAA
- the LOC106774035 gene encoding receptor-like serine/threonine-protein kinase ALE2 isoform X2 — translation MGLPLIFLLIQLHLVVCTQQIHEYAATKLQHSSDRSHFSIAIPPKSSSEGHSSIAHSPSKSSSGVPTSIALSPSKSIHKAPTIIWTHGSVDSPISHHKHQYSKRKSHNPTLAPIYAVQPPTYSHQGPSVFKSRPPFSSPNVKDIHAPAPAPSPAIVPSHFNVPSTSPTISPLGSSLHKKKTPPPAYEFVLPPPPPNKDCLSMTCSDPLTYTPPGSPCGCVWPLQVKIHINIAIYKFFPLVAELAKEIAASVLLNHTQVRIVEADAASQQLEKTTVLIDLVPKGVKFDDTTAFLIYKKFWRREILIDASVFGAYEVLYVHYPGLPPSPPSTPSDASVIDDEPNPGHDHNGMMMKPLGVDVPKKNKEGSNGRMIVIIVLSSVTAFVVFIGLAWICALKCCAYVHEHKPVPDGLISSSSKQSRAARSLPHGIRSGSGSQSFNSGTITYTGSAKIFTLNDLEKATNNFDSSRILGEGGFGLVYKGVLNDGRDIAVKVLKRDDQRGGREFLAEVEMLSRLHHRNLVTLFGICIEKQTRCLVYELVPNGSLESHLHGADKETGPLDWNARMKIALGAARGLAYLHEDSNPCVIHRDFKASNILLEYDFTPKVSDFGLARTALDERNKHISTHVMGTFGYLAPEYAMTGHLLVKSDVYSYGVVLLELLTGRKPVDLSQPPGQENLVTWVRPLLTSKEGLQMIIDPVVKPNISVDIVVKVAAIASMCVQPEVSQRPFMGEVVQALKLVCSEVEETDYLRSMSYQEDFLTDVEGKFSEASGERVEFSEYQKTLSGYQSGEEKVELSASEFLGASGQEFQSFRRYSRSGPLTIGKKRQFWQKLRSLSGGSTSEHGFSTKLWPGSH, via the exons ATGGGACTGCCGCTGATTTTCCTGCTAATTCAGCTGCATTTAGTTGTCTGCACTCAGCAGATTCATGAATATGCAG CCACCAAACTGCAACATTCCAGTGACAGAAGCCATTTTAGTATTGCAATCCCACCAAAGTCATCTTCTGAAGGTCATTCAAGTATTGCACATTCACCTTCCAAGTCATCTTCTGGGGTACCTACAAGCATTGCACTTTCACCTTCCAAGTCAATTCACAAAGCTCCTACAATCATATGGACACATGGTTCTGTGGATTCCCCAATCTCACATCATAAGCATCAGTATTCTAAAAGAAAGTCCCACAATCCAACTCTAGCACCAATCTATGCAGTCCAGCCTCCAACATACAGCCATCAAG GCCCTTCGGTTTTCAAATCACGACCCCCTTTCTCTTCACCAAATGTTAAGGATATTCATGCCCCAGCCCCTGCACCATCACCAGCTATTGTACCAAGTCACTTCAATG TACCCTCTACTTCACCAACAATTTCTCCTCTAGGTTCATCATTGCACAAGAAAAAGACTCCACCACCAGCATATGAATTTGTTCTGCCACCTCCACCTCCTAATAAGG ATTGCTTGTCGATGACTTGCTCAGACCCCTTGACGTATACACCTCCTGGGTCACCTTGTGGTTGTGTATGGCCGCTTCAGGTTAAAATCCATATCAACATTGCAATATACAAGTTTTTTCCATTGGTTGCAGAGCTAGCCAAGGAAATTGCAGCAAGTGTTCTGCTGAACCATACCCAGGTTCGCATTGTGGAAGCTGATGCAGCTAGTCAGCAACTGGAGAAAACCACTGTTCTCATAGATTTAGTACCCAAAGGAGTAAAATTTGATGATACCACtgcatttttaatatataagaaattctGGCGCAGAGAGATTCTCATAGATGCTTCAGTCTTTGGTGCTTATGAAGTACTCTATGTTCATTATCCAG GTCTTCCACCATCTCCACCGTCAACTCCCTCGGATGCTTCTGTTATAGATGATGAGCCAAATCCAGGACATGACCACAATGGAATGATGATGAAACCTTTAGGAGTAGATGTCCCAAAGAAGAACAAAGAAGGGAGTAATGGAAGAATGATTGTTATAATTGTGCTGTCATCAGTTACTGCTTTTGTTGTATTCATTGGTCTTGCTTGGATCTGTGCGCTGAAATGCTGTGCCTATGTTCATGAACACAAACCAGTTCCAGATGGTTTAATTTCATCCTCTTCAAAACAATCAA GGGCTGCTAGGTCATTGCCTCACGGGATCAGGTCAGGTTCTGGATCACAGTCTTTCAATTCTGGAACAATAACATACACAGGGTCTGCTAAGATTTTTACTTTGAATGACTTAGAGAAAGCAACAAATAACTTTGATTCTTCAAGAATATTAGGAGAAGGTGGTTTTGGACTTGTTTACAAAGGTGTTCTAAATGATGGGAGGGATATAGCCGTGAAGGTTCTCAAAAGAGATGATCAGCGTGGTGGTCGGGAATTCTTGGCAGAAGTTGAGATGCTTAGCCGTCTACACCATCGAAATTTAGTTACATTGTTTGGTATATGCATAGAGAAACAGACTCGTTGCTTAGTTTATGAGCTTGTCCCTAATGGAAGTTTGGAATCTCACTTACATG GAGCTGACAAGGAAACTGGTCCACTGGATTGGAATGCACGGATGAAGATTGCTCTCGGTGCAGCTCGGGGTCTGGCCTATCTGCATGAAGATTCAAATCCATGTGTCATACATCGGGATTTCAAGGCCAGCAACATCTTGTTGGAGTATGATTTTACACCCAAGGTCTCAGATTTTGGACTGGCTAGAACAGCACTGGATGAGAGAAACAAGCACATTTCCACACATGTTATGGGAACATTTGG CTACTTAGCTCCTGAATATGCAATGACTGGCCATCTTCTGGTCAAGAGTGATGTTTACAGTTATGGAGTTGTACTCCTTGAGCTTCTAACTGGAAGAAAGCCCGTGGATTTGTCACAACCACCAGGTCAAGAAAATCTTGTGACATGGGTTCGTCCACTTCTCACCAGTAAGGAGGGTCTGCAGATGATCATAGACCCAGTTGTAAAGCCTAACATTTCCGTTGATATTGTAGTTAAAGTTGCAGCAATTGCATCCATGTGTGTGCAACCAGAAGTCTCACAACGTCCATTCATGGGAGAAGTTGTTCAGGCCTTGAAGCTGGTGTGTAGTGAGGTTGAGGAAACAGACTATTTAAGATCAATGAGTTATCAAGAGGATTTTCTAACTGATGTGGAAGGAAAGTTTTCTGAAGCTTCAGGTGAAAGAGTGGAATTTTCAGAGTATCAAAAAACTCTATCTGGCTATCAATCAGGTGAAGAAAAGGTAGAATTATCAGCATCAGAGTTTCTCGGTGCTTCAGGTCAGGAATTTCAATCATTCAGGAGGTATTCTCGATCAGGGCCTCTAACCATTGGGAAGAAAAGGCAGTTCTGGCAGAAGTTGAGAAGTTTGTCTGGTGGTAGTACCAGTGAACATGGATTTTCAACGAAACTATGGCCGGGATCTCATTAA
- the LOC106773849 gene encoding NDR1/HIN1-like protein 13 gives MTDRVHPSAKTTANGGPKPTFPATKSQLSGANRPTYRPQPPRRRSRGRGCVSTLCCYLFMILLLLLLLIGGAGTVLYFLYHPQRPSFSVTSLKLSYFNLTSPSTFNAKFDLTLSTTNPNDKILFSYDPTSVSLLYDDATIATATIPSFLHHQKNTTVLEAYVTSTDEEVQSDTVTELKRSTKGKSEVALKVKLETKVEAQMGVFQTPGVGITVLCDGIAVSLPDGEKPASASVENTACEVDARFKIWKWTVG, from the coding sequence ATGACTGATAGGGTTCATCCTTCTGCCAAAACCACCGCCAACGGCGGACCCAAGCCAACATTCCCGGCCACAAAATCCCAACTTTCCGGCGCCAATCGCCCCACCTACCGCCCCCAACCTCCCCGCCGACGCAGCCGCGGCCGCGGCTGCGTCTCCACCTTATGCTGCTACCTCTTCATGATCCTCCTGCTCCTCCTCCTTCTCATCGGCGGAGCCGGAACCGTCCTCTACTTCCTCTACCACCCACAACGCCCCTCCTTCTCCGTCACCTCCCTCAAACTCTCCTACTTCAACCTCACCTCTCCCTCCACCTTCAACGCCAAGTTCGACCTCACTCTCTCAACCACCAACCCCAacgacaagatcctcttctCCTACGACCCCACCTCCGTCTCCCTCCTTTACGACGACGCCACGATCGCCACTGCTACCATCCCCTCCTTCCTCCACCACCAGAAGAACACCACCGTCCTCGAGGCCTACGTCACGAGCACCGATGAAGAGGTGCAGAGCGACACCGTAACGGAACTGAAGAGGAGCACGAAGGGCAAGAGCGAGGTGGCGCTAAAGGTGAAGTTGGAGACGAAGGTGGAGGCCCAGATGGGTGTATTCCAAACCCCGGGCGTCGGAATCACCGTTTTGTGCGACGGCATCGCTGTGTCTCTCCCCGACGGCGAGAAACCGGCTTCGGCGTCGGTAGAGAATACGGCGTGCGAAGTGGATGCGAGGTTCAAAATCTGGAAATGGACTGTAGGATAA
- the LOC106773562 gene encoding chaperonin CPN60-like 2, mitochondrial produces the protein MYRLARKVASSSIASPSAKNLVYGRLLSSRNFVSKDINFGVGARAAILQGVTQVADAVKVTMGPKGRNVIIERSRGNPRITKDGVTVAKSIKFKDKEKNIGADLVKQVAKATNTAAGDGTTCATVLTQAILTEGCKSIAAGVNVMDLRNGINKAVDAVITDLKSRALMISTPEEITQVGTISANGERDIGELIARAMEKVGKEGVITVVDGNTLDNELEVVEGMKLTRGYISPYFITDQKTRKCELENPFILIHDKKISDMNSLLKILELAVTKKRPLLVVAEDVESDALAMLILNKHHAGLKVCAIKAPGFGDSRRANLDDLATLTGGEVITEERGLSLDKVQSEMLGTARKVTVTIDDTIVLHGGGDKKAIEERCEQLRTAMERSSAVFDKEKAQERLSKLSGGVAVFKVGGASEAEVGERKDRVTDALNATRAAVEEGIVPGGGVALLYATKALDNLQTKNEDEKRGVQIIQNALKAPTSTIASNAGFDGALVHSKLLEQDDHNLGFDAAKGVYVDMVKAGIIDPLKVVRTALVDAASVSLLLTTTEAAVVDNPHDKNKPPSRVPDMDDLDL, from the exons ATGTATCGATTAGCTAGAAAAGTAGCTTCTTCTTCCATTGCTTCTCCCTCCGCTAAGAACCTC GTATATGGTAGGTTGTTGTCGAGCAGAAACTTTGTGAGCAAAGATATCAACTTTGGGGTTGGGGCTCGTGCTGCAATCCTCCAAGGTGTAACTCAGGTGGCTGATGCTGTGAAAGTAACCATGGGACCTAAG GGTCGCAATGTGATAATTGAGAGAAGCCGTGGGAATCCCAGGATCACGAAGGATGGTGTGACTGTGGCTAAAAGTatcaaatttaaagacaaagaaaaaaatatcggGGCTGATCTTGTCAAGCAGGTGGCCAAGGCTACCAACACTGCTGCTGGAGACG GTACAACTTGTGCAACTGTTTTGACTCAGGCAATACTCACAGAAGGATGCAAATCAATTGCTGCCGGCGTAAATGTTATGGACTTACGTAATGGAATAAATAAGGCAGTTGATGCTGTAATCACTGACTTGAAAAGCAGAGCATTGATGATAAGCACACCAGAAGAGATAACCCAG GTTGGAACTATATCTGCAAACGGGGAGCGTGATATTGGAGAATTGATAGCAAGGGCAATGGAGAAAGTTGGGAAGGAGGGAGTCATTACTGTTGTT gaTGGGAATACTTTGGATAACGAGTTGGAAGTGGTGGAAGGAATGAAGTTAACCAGAGGCTACATATCTCCTTATTTTATTACTGACCAGAAGACCCGCAAATGT GAATTGGAGAACCCCTTTATTCTTATCCATGACAAGAAAATTTCAGACATGAATTCACTGCTGAAAATACTGGAACTTGCAGTAACG AAAAAAAGACCACTCCTAGTTGTTGCTGAAGATGTAGAGAGTGATGCACTGGCTATGCTCATACTCAACAAGCATCATGCTGGGCTTAAG GTTTGTGCCATAAAAGCTCCTGGTTTTGGGGACAGTAGAAGGGCAAATCTAGATGATCTTGCAACTCTTACCGGAGGAGAG GTGATCACAGAAGAGCGTGGTTTGTCCCTTGATAAAGTCCAATCAGAAATGCTTGGCACTGCAAGAAAG GTTACTGTCACCATTGATGACACTATTGTTCTACATGGTGGTGGGGATAAGAAGGCCATTGAAGAGAGATGTGAACAA CTACGGACGGCTATGGAAAGGAGTTCTGCCgtgtttgataaagaaaaagcaCAGGAACGACTATCGAAACTATCTGGTGGTGTAGCTGTTTTCAAA GTTGGAGGGGCTAGTGAGGCCGAGGTTGGAGAAAGGAAAGATAGAGTAACAGATGCTTTAAATGCTACTAGAGCAGCTGTGGAAGAGGGAATTGTTCCAG GTGGTGGTGTCGCTCTCTTATATGCTACCAAAGCCTTGGATAACCTTCAAACTAAAAACGAGGATGAGAAAAGAGGAGTACAGATTATACAGAATGCACTCAAG GCGCCTACATCTACAATAGCTTCCAATGCTGGTTTTGATGGTGCTTTGGTCCACAGTAAATTGTTGGAACAAGATGATCATAATTTAGGTTTTGATGCCGCCAAAG GTGTCTATGTTGATATGGTAAAGGCTGGAATAATAGATCCTCTTAAAGTTGTTAGAACAGCTTTGGTAGATGCAGCCAG TGTTTCATTGCTACTGACTACAACCGAGGCAGCTGTGGTGGATAATCCACATGACAAAAATAAACCTCCTAGTCGAGTGCCAGATATGGATGATTTGGACCTATAA